A stretch of Bradyrhizobium sp. CCBAU 53338 DNA encodes these proteins:
- a CDS encoding ATP-binding protein produces MTNLFQRATAADHVYPHAMELADLASESIIVSDAHGVIRYWNAASEALYGWPAMAMVGQSVQTIGSLTHSGTDHFSALLREGRWEGVVHRRGLTGAAVVAAVRQIVRRDTTGALLDIVEFGRNAGSLTETGYLRMDAELQSSLAASWELDTTPAHPLLDAIAEHRRGGARVDLNQHPDWVDRLLTATRITAVNDRAVRMFGAHAGYEQMIGKPIGDFWPAESRSLLASLLERVASDRTRLEMGRMILSGSLRNPIVKAWHSAEPKPPGTVFVTINGVSNDDRTTWELRASEERYRQLVQYLPTALWQVDSRRAGEAFDQLKANGVRDIAGHLERNPDLVEHAKDVVRVTDVNRDAVSLFRAHNPADLIKPVRYIFAAAPGLAERVMVAHFEGRRNLIEETRIRAFDGAIIDVLFTVTYPVPPEQLDNTFITMQDISERLNAEQQLRKLQADLSHAGRIATLGELATSIAHEINQPLAAIVTNGETSLRWLARADQNTEKVTQLTSRIVSNARRASDIIHRIRGMAAKHEPEKRLIDLNEVLEEALLFIRHDIDSKAIILSANFGADLPKVLGDRIQLQQVIINLLVNSIQAIVQSGQPIRRIDVKTSIDDEGSVALSVFDNGPGVPGADLSRVFDSFFSTKDAGLGIGLTICQSIITAHGGRIAGANRQKGGAHFHFTVPVPGVSSSEPGHATS; encoded by the coding sequence ATGACTAATCTATTCCAACGGGCTACGGCGGCTGATCACGTTTACCCTCACGCTATGGAACTGGCCGATCTTGCCTCCGAAAGCATCATCGTCAGTGACGCACATGGCGTCATCCGCTACTGGAACGCGGCTTCCGAGGCTCTCTACGGCTGGCCTGCCATGGCGATGGTGGGACAGAGCGTCCAGACGATAGGCTCCCTTACACACAGCGGCACCGACCATTTCAGCGCGCTGCTGCGTGAAGGACGATGGGAGGGCGTGGTTCACCGCCGTGGTCTGACCGGAGCGGCAGTCGTCGCGGCCGTCAGGCAAATCGTCCGCCGGGACACGACCGGCGCGCTTCTCGATATCGTCGAGTTCGGCCGGAACGCTGGCTCTCTCACCGAAACGGGGTATCTGCGCATGGATGCCGAGCTGCAATCCTCCCTCGCCGCATCCTGGGAACTCGATACGACGCCAGCGCACCCTTTGCTCGATGCGATCGCCGAACATCGGCGCGGCGGCGCCAGAGTCGACCTCAACCAGCACCCGGATTGGGTCGACAGGCTGCTGACCGCAACCCGCATCACGGCCGTCAACGATCGCGCGGTCCGCATGTTCGGCGCCCATGCCGGTTACGAGCAGATGATCGGCAAGCCTATCGGCGACTTCTGGCCGGCGGAGAGCCGCTCACTTCTGGCCTCGCTGCTCGAGCGCGTCGCAAGTGACCGCACGCGCCTCGAGATGGGCAGGATGATCCTGAGCGGAAGCTTGCGCAATCCCATCGTCAAGGCCTGGCATTCCGCAGAACCAAAGCCTCCCGGTACCGTGTTCGTGACCATCAATGGCGTATCGAATGATGACCGGACGACATGGGAATTGCGGGCCAGCGAGGAGAGATACCGTCAGCTCGTTCAGTATCTGCCGACTGCGCTCTGGCAGGTCGATTCCCGTCGTGCCGGCGAGGCCTTCGACCAGTTGAAGGCCAATGGTGTGCGCGATATCGCCGGTCACCTCGAGCGCAACCCGGACCTCGTCGAACACGCCAAGGACGTCGTTCGAGTCACCGACGTCAACCGGGACGCCGTATCGCTGTTCCGCGCCCACAACCCCGCGGATCTCATCAAGCCTGTCAGGTACATTTTCGCCGCCGCCCCCGGACTTGCCGAACGGGTCATGGTCGCACATTTCGAAGGCCGGCGGAACCTGATCGAGGAGACCCGGATTCGTGCCTTCGATGGAGCGATCATCGACGTCCTGTTCACGGTGACCTATCCGGTACCTCCCGAGCAGCTCGACAACACCTTCATCACCATGCAGGACATCAGCGAGCGCCTGAACGCCGAACAGCAGCTGCGGAAACTGCAAGCCGACCTCTCGCACGCCGGGCGGATCGCGACGCTCGGAGAGCTCGCGACCTCAATCGCGCATGAGATCAACCAGCCGCTTGCGGCCATCGTGACCAATGGCGAGACCAGCCTGCGGTGGCTCGCGCGCGCCGATCAAAACACCGAAAAGGTCACGCAGCTCACATCGCGCATCGTATCGAACGCGCGTCGCGCCAGCGATATCATTCATCGCATCCGCGGCATGGCCGCGAAGCACGAGCCGGAGAAGCGCCTGATCGATTTGAACGAGGTGCTCGAAGAGGCGCTCTTGTTCATCCGGCACGACATAGACTCGAAGGCGATCATCCTGTCCGCGAACTTCGGCGCCGATCTCCCCAAGGTCCTGGGTGACCGGATTCAGTTGCAGCAGGTGATCATCAATCTCCTCGTCAATAGCATCCAGGCGATCGTGCAGTCGGGCCAGCCGATACGCCGGATCGATGTCAAGACGTCGATCGATGACGAAGGCTCGGTCGCCCTCTCCGTGTTCGACAACGGGCCCGGCGTGCCCGGCGCTGACCTGTCGCGTGTCTTCGACAGCTTCTTCAGCACCAAGGATGCGGGCCTTGGCATCGGCCTCACCATCTGCCAGTCGATCATCACTGCGCATGGCGGCCGCATCGCCGGCGCAAACCGTCAGAAGGGCGGCGCCCATTTCCACTTCACGGTCCCCGTGCCGGGGGTTAGCAGCTCCGAGCCAGGGCATGCAACGTCATAG
- a CDS encoding response regulator transcription factor, which produces MPAKMLHSPEMPIVAVVDDDEAVREALSDLLLVLELACQTFDRAESFMAEYVPDRFDCLITDVSMPGRSGLELQERLRELGSTMPVIVITADVSPATHARALSGGALACLTKPVNDDVLFRYLQSALNHAGGSRGDDRRDTPSDD; this is translated from the coding sequence ATGCCAGCGAAAATGCTCCATTCGCCAGAGATGCCCATCGTTGCAGTCGTAGATGACGACGAAGCCGTGCGAGAGGCGCTTTCCGATCTCCTCCTGGTGCTGGAACTTGCGTGCCAGACATTCGATCGAGCGGAATCTTTCATGGCCGAATATGTTCCGGATCGTTTCGACTGCCTGATTACGGACGTGAGCATGCCAGGCCGGAGTGGCCTCGAACTCCAGGAAAGATTGCGGGAATTGGGCTCGACAATGCCGGTCATCGTCATCACCGCGGACGTAAGTCCGGCCACGCACGCGCGCGCGCTCAGCGGCGGCGCTCTTGCCTGTTTGACAAAGCCGGTCAACGACGACGTCCTCTTTCGCTATCTACAGTCCGCGCTGAACCATGCAGGCGGCTCGCGCGGCGACGACCGACGGGATACGCCGTCAGATGACTAA
- a CDS encoding response regulator transcription factor, producing the protein MNVETDSTDRPLVLIVDDDEEIRLALRELLLSVGLDACCFGSTQELLNADLPERPGCLILDVRMPGTSGLDLQQRLVANGNTRPIIFLTGHGDIAMTVQAMKAGAIDFLTKPVRDQALLDAVTAAIEKDVAQRAAADQVRQHADRYARLTPREREVLREVVKGRLNKQIAFDLGITEITVKLHRGNAMRKLQAGSVGQLIRIWQSLPATLQGQQSAYTKG; encoded by the coding sequence ATGAACGTGGAGACTGATTCCACAGACCGTCCGCTCGTCCTGATCGTGGACGATGACGAAGAGATCCGCCTTGCGCTTCGCGAACTGCTCCTGTCGGTTGGACTCGATGCGTGCTGCTTCGGTTCAACTCAGGAGTTGTTGAACGCCGATCTCCCGGAGCGACCGGGCTGCCTGATCCTCGACGTTCGCATGCCCGGAACCAGCGGCCTCGATCTCCAGCAGCGTCTTGTCGCGAACGGCAACACGCGGCCGATCATTTTCCTGACAGGTCATGGCGACATAGCAATGACCGTGCAGGCCATGAAAGCAGGAGCCATCGACTTCCTGACCAAGCCCGTCAGGGATCAAGCGCTGCTTGATGCGGTCACCGCCGCGATCGAGAAGGACGTCGCGCAACGGGCCGCGGCCGATCAGGTCAGGCAACACGCCGACCGCTACGCGAGATTGACGCCGCGCGAGCGCGAGGTGCTGCGCGAAGTGGTCAAGGGCCGCCTCAACAAGCAGATCGCATTCGATCTTGGTATCACCGAGATCACGGTCAAGCTTCACCGTGGCAACGCGATGCGGAAACTACAGGCCGGATCCGTCGGCCAATTGATCCGGATATGGCAATCGCTGCCTGCCACCCTTCAAGGGCAGCAATCGGCCTACACCAAAGGATAG
- a CDS encoding sigma-70 family RNA polymerase sigma factor, whose protein sequence is MSMTDGRQQADTAKSHRSRLRTSSSSRAPDRPAINIPNVGGRPPHGPSGLLSDDTLVYAVCLSAGSGTVPARPSRDRKMDRRFVQEDVSDEMLLKNIAEGDKAAMHIIFARYRERVSRFIKRLARNPAVVDDLVNQVFLDVWRSANRFENRARVATWLFSIARFKAIGSWRERTHEDIDQDDALGIVDPLDTPDVALEHKDASGILRACIDKLAPAHREIIDMYYFREKPVAEVSGLIGIPEATVKSRLFYARKRLARILLDAGFDAAAARTSLGISLVRATDELPAAK, encoded by the coding sequence ATGTCGATGACCGACGGACGGCAACAAGCGGACACTGCAAAGTCGCATCGATCTCGGTTGAGGACGTCCTCATCGAGCCGCGCGCCGGACCGACCAGCCATCAACATTCCCAACGTCGGCGGCAGGCCGCCGCATGGTCCTTCCGGCCTATTGAGCGATGACACGCTGGTCTATGCCGTTTGCCTGTCGGCGGGGTCAGGGACGGTTCCCGCACGCCCCTCGCGCGATCGGAAAATGGACCGTCGCTTTGTGCAGGAAGATGTCAGCGACGAGATGCTGCTCAAGAATATTGCGGAAGGCGACAAGGCCGCCATGCACATCATCTTCGCCCGTTACCGCGAAAGGGTGTCCCGATTCATCAAGCGCCTGGCTCGCAATCCAGCGGTCGTCGACGATCTCGTCAATCAGGTCTTTCTTGACGTGTGGCGCTCGGCAAACAGGTTCGAGAACCGCGCGCGCGTGGCCACATGGCTGTTTTCGATCGCCCGATTCAAGGCCATCGGCTCGTGGCGAGAGCGAACACACGAGGATATCGATCAAGACGATGCGCTAGGAATTGTCGACCCGCTGGATACGCCTGACGTCGCTCTGGAGCACAAGGATGCGAGCGGAATCCTGCGCGCCTGCATCGACAAGCTCGCGCCGGCGCACCGGGAGATCATCGACATGTACTATTTTCGCGAAAAGCCCGTCGCCGAAGTCAGTGGATTGATCGGTATTCCGGAAGCCACCGTGAAGAGCAGGCTCTTTTACGCGCGCAAGCGGCTCGCCAGAATCCTCCTGGATGCGGGTTTCGATGCCGCTGCCGCCCGAACGAGTCTTGGAATTTCGCTCGTTCGCGCTACAGACGAACTGCCAGCGGCAAAGTGA
- a CDS encoding AraC family transcriptional regulator, whose protein sequence is MLRAGAFAEMVRRQLRLRDAPPSLVTRSLRGIDLALTETQDVNPQPGRSGSMADEAYLVSLKLHDYPDCELWDHGKCVMKADVRAGTTYLYDLRSDPGYVIDKPFHSLQFYLPRSALDGLAKESRTPPVGDLACQFGFGHDDKVMRHIGACLLEALRRPDEANQLFIDHMMLAFAAHVAQAYGGFQNAAGSVRGALAPWQVKRACERLDANLGGTLSLQQIAAEFDLSVSHFSRAFRISTGLPPHQWLLRQRVKAAQQLMTVRDLPLSEIAISVGFANQSHFTKVFSAQVGVSPATWRRGSLGTGESDM, encoded by the coding sequence ATGTTGCGTGCGGGCGCCTTTGCAGAGATGGTCAGGCGGCAGTTGCGCTTGCGGGATGCGCCGCCCTCGCTGGTCACGCGTTCATTGCGCGGCATCGACCTCGCGCTCACCGAAACCCAGGACGTGAATCCCCAACCGGGCCGTTCCGGCTCCATGGCTGATGAAGCCTATCTCGTCAGCCTGAAACTTCACGACTACCCGGACTGCGAGCTCTGGGACCACGGCAAGTGTGTCATGAAGGCGGACGTCAGAGCCGGTACGACCTATCTGTACGACCTCAGGAGCGATCCCGGCTATGTCATCGACAAGCCGTTCCATTCGCTTCAGTTCTATCTTCCGCGTTCGGCCCTTGACGGTCTTGCCAAGGAATCTCGCACGCCCCCCGTGGGGGACCTCGCGTGTCAGTTTGGTTTTGGCCATGACGACAAGGTCATGCGTCATATCGGGGCGTGTCTGCTGGAAGCGCTCCGTCGTCCGGACGAGGCCAATCAGCTTTTCATCGATCACATGATGCTCGCATTTGCTGCGCACGTCGCCCAGGCTTATGGGGGATTCCAAAACGCTGCCGGATCGGTTCGCGGTGCTCTCGCCCCATGGCAGGTGAAACGAGCCTGCGAAAGGCTCGATGCGAATCTCGGCGGGACTCTATCGTTGCAACAGATCGCGGCGGAGTTCGATCTTTCGGTCAGCCATTTTTCGCGTGCGTTTCGCATTTCCACGGGCCTGCCACCGCACCAATGGCTGTTGCGACAGCGCGTCAAAGCAGCCCAGCAGTTGATGACCGTCCGCGACTTGCCGCTGTCCGAGATCGCGATCTCGGTCGGGTTCGCCAACCAGAGCCACTTTACCAAGGTGTTCTCAGCGCAAGTCGGCGTCAGTCCGGCAACATGGCGTCGCGGATCGCTGGGCACCGGCGAAAGCGATATGTAA
- a CDS encoding AraC family transcriptional regulator: protein MKLTGFYGQTVKRFLHLEHEPVSLITRSLRNAEIAVTETRDDAPVPRSSGEMGLQDAYVVSLKLNDYPNCEIWERGNTIKTDIRAGATYVYDMKKDPRFFINKPFHSLHFYLPRSSLDGIAEQSAAPRVAELPSQLGVGHDDPVIRHIGGALLQALRRPAEANQLFIDYMMLAFATHAAQAYGGLRWGVKVSRGGLAPWQLKRAYEKLDADLGGTLSLQQLAAEFGLSASYFSRAFRASTGLLPHQCLLHQRVKVAMQLMTLRDLPLSEIAIAVGFANQSHFTKVFSAQVGVSPATWRRGSLGTGESEN from the coding sequence ATGAAGTTGACGGGTTTCTATGGCCAGACTGTCAAGCGGTTCTTGCACTTGGAGCACGAACCAGTCTCGTTAATCACGCGTTCGCTACGAAACGCTGAGATTGCAGTTACCGAGACCAGGGATGATGCGCCTGTGCCACGCTCGTCCGGCGAGATGGGCCTTCAGGATGCCTATGTCGTCAGTCTGAAACTCAACGATTACCCGAATTGCGAGATCTGGGAACGCGGCAATACTATCAAGACCGACATCCGGGCGGGCGCAACATACGTATATGACATGAAGAAGGATCCGCGCTTCTTTATCAACAAGCCGTTCCACTCTCTTCATTTCTATCTTCCGCGCTCGTCGCTCGATGGTATCGCTGAGCAGTCGGCCGCGCCACGCGTCGCTGAGCTCCCCTCTCAGCTCGGCGTCGGCCATGATGACCCGGTTATCCGTCATATCGGTGGAGCGCTCCTGCAAGCTCTGCGTCGGCCGGCCGAGGCCAACCAGCTCTTCATCGACTACATGATGCTCGCATTTGCGACGCACGCCGCGCAGGCCTACGGCGGATTAAGGTGGGGCGTCAAAGTGTCGAGGGGCGGTCTGGCGCCATGGCAGTTGAAGCGGGCCTACGAAAAGCTCGACGCTGATCTCGGCGGAACACTTTCGTTGCAGCAGTTGGCCGCCGAGTTCGGTCTCTCGGCCAGTTACTTTTCGCGCGCGTTTCGTGCCTCCACCGGCCTGCTGCCGCACCAATGTCTGCTGCACCAGCGCGTGAAGGTGGCGATGCAGTTGATGACCCTGCGGGACCTGCCGCTGTCTGAAATTGCGATCGCTGTGGGATTCGCCAACCAAAGTCACTTCACTAAGGTGTTTTCGGCGCAAGTCGGCGTCAGTCCGGCAACATGGCGTCGCGGATCGCTGGGCACCGGCGAAAGCGAGAACTGA
- a CDS encoding catalase produces MSPSKPPTSRTRTATLAGIVDALKAVAGDQPQGRASFAKGRCVRGTYVPSDRAEEITRSRSFTRPSRVLARFSIGSNNLNVADTDNLALRGFSFRLGDTHHRSDILTQSAPVHFAKTLEQMLAFLKARVPGPDGKPDIERIRAFSVANPETLHQASYIAAHPLPRNFAGTTYWGVHSFPATNSAGETRFIKFKVAPVGADAAPAKSDVTANVLDDDLEHRVASGDVRFSVMALLDRPGDPTTDVTIRWPDEDNREEVRLGTIVITGLEPDETCDVSILDPANLAEGIAHPPDEIFAARSAAYAISLAKRR; encoded by the coding sequence GTGTCCCCCTCAAAGCCCCCAACGTCCCGAACCCGGACCGCCACGCTCGCGGGGATCGTCGATGCCCTGAAAGCGGTCGCCGGCGACCAGCCACAGGGGCGCGCAAGCTTTGCCAAAGGCAGATGTGTCCGCGGAACCTACGTTCCGTCGGATCGAGCCGAGGAGATCACGAGATCCCGAAGCTTCACACGGCCATCGCGCGTGCTTGCGCGCTTCTCGATCGGCAGCAACAATCTTAATGTGGCAGATACCGATAACCTCGCGTTGCGCGGCTTTAGCTTCAGGCTCGGAGACACTCATCACCGCTCCGACATTCTCACGCAAAGCGCTCCGGTGCACTTCGCGAAGACACTCGAGCAGATGCTCGCTTTCCTCAAGGCGCGCGTTCCAGGACCGGACGGCAAACCGGATATTGAGAGGATCAGGGCATTTTCCGTGGCCAATCCCGAAACGCTGCATCAGGCCAGTTACATCGCCGCGCATCCGCTGCCCCGGAATTTCGCCGGCACGACCTATTGGGGCGTGCATTCATTTCCGGCCACGAACTCCGCCGGCGAAACACGGTTCATCAAGTTCAAGGTTGCCCCCGTCGGCGCAGACGCCGCGCCGGCGAAGAGCGACGTTACGGCCAACGTGCTGGACGACGACCTCGAACATCGCGTCGCCAGCGGCGACGTCCGCTTCAGCGTGATGGCGCTGCTCGATCGTCCCGGCGACCCCACCACTGATGTGACCATCCGATGGCCCGACGAGGACAATCGCGAAGAGGTTCGGCTGGGAACGATCGTGATCACCGGCCTCGAGCCGGACGAAACGTGCGACGTCTCCATCCTCGATCCGGCAAATCTCGCCGAAGGCATCGCCCATCCGCCCGATGAGATCTTCGCGGCGCGCAGCGCCGCCTATGCCATCTCGCTGGCAAAGCGTCGCTGA
- a CDS encoding MFS transporter: MTDLSAHIRTANMAMHGPSPGVAFRSLVIGLTAFLTVVDLFATQAILPSLTRHYGVTPAAMGFAVNASTFGMAISSLVVGFLSPHIDRRLGILLSLTLLAIPTSLLAVAPNLAVFTALRVAQGLCMASAFALTLAYLGEQCSAMDAGGAFAAYITGNVASNLIGRLISAAVADSFGLSWNFYFFAALNLTGAVLVYFTINRVQPMHAMSTAASPLATLLIHWRNPRLRAAFGIGFCILFAFIGTFTFVNFVLVRPPLSLGMMDLGFVYFVFLPSIVTTLFAGKVAARIGPRPAIWGALGLAALGVLLMLGRHLAEVLTGMVLVGVGTFFAQAATTSFVGQATTENRGVASGTYLACYFLGGLTGTAVLGQVFDLMGWAACAIGVAVALGSAALLTFKLKSVN; the protein is encoded by the coding sequence ATGACGGATCTGTCCGCGCACATCAGAACGGCCAACATGGCGATGCATGGACCCTCGCCCGGTGTCGCCTTCCGCTCGCTCGTCATCGGCTTGACGGCGTTCCTGACGGTCGTCGATCTCTTCGCGACCCAGGCCATCCTGCCATCGCTGACGCGGCACTACGGCGTGACACCGGCCGCCATGGGCTTTGCGGTCAACGCCTCTACCTTTGGCATGGCGATTTCTAGCCTCGTCGTCGGCTTCCTCAGCCCGCATATCGACCGGCGGCTTGGCATTCTTCTCAGTCTCACGCTGCTCGCGATCCCGACCAGTCTGCTTGCGGTGGCGCCGAATCTCGCTGTTTTCACGGCTCTCCGCGTCGCGCAAGGCCTGTGCATGGCGTCGGCGTTTGCGCTGACGCTCGCTTACCTCGGCGAACAATGCAGCGCGATGGATGCCGGCGGTGCCTTTGCCGCCTACATCACCGGCAATGTCGCGAGCAATCTGATCGGGCGGCTGATCTCGGCCGCCGTCGCTGACAGTTTTGGACTGTCCTGGAATTTCTATTTCTTTGCCGCGCTCAATCTGACGGGCGCCGTTCTGGTCTATTTCACCATCAATCGCGTGCAGCCGATGCATGCGATGTCCACGGCTGCCTCGCCACTGGCCACCCTGTTGATCCACTGGCGCAATCCACGGCTTCGCGCAGCTTTCGGCATCGGCTTTTGCATCCTGTTCGCCTTCATCGGCACTTTCACGTTCGTGAATTTCGTACTGGTCCGGCCGCCACTCTCGCTCGGCATGATGGACCTTGGCTTCGTCTATTTCGTCTTCCTGCCCTCAATCGTCACCACCCTTTTCGCCGGCAAGGTCGCCGCGCGCATCGGACCACGACCGGCGATCTGGGGCGCGCTCGGCCTCGCGGCGCTTGGCGTGCTCTTGATGCTGGGCCGGCATCTTGCCGAGGTGTTGACCGGCATGGTCCTGGTCGGCGTTGGGACGTTCTTCGCTCAGGCGGCAACGACCAGCTTCGTTGGGCAGGCCACGACCGAAAACCGCGGTGTTGCCAGCGGGACCTATCTTGCCTGCTATTTCCTCGGAGGTTTGACCGGTACCGCGGTGCTTGGACAGGTCTTTGATCTGATGGGATGGGCGGCGTGCGCGATCGGCGTCGCGGTTGCGCTAGGTTCAGCGGCGCTTTTGACCTTCAAGTTGAAGAGTGTGAATTGA
- a CDS encoding cupin domain-containing protein — protein sequence MTTNPKLSHAIWSAVALAGAVALTAQPAFAGECPADKIKPNARQMVDYKPVGVTDVTLGSIDLEKQPANIKDRELRFRKLTIEPGGIVPWHSHDDRPALIFVQQGQIVEYASNCVDPIVHKAGEIRAEVFGTSHWWKNLGKETVILYVGDVRKDQHDHNM from the coding sequence ATGACCACGAACCCCAAGCTCTCGCACGCAATCTGGTCGGCCGTCGCCCTCGCCGGCGCCGTCGCACTCACCGCGCAACCGGCCTTCGCCGGCGAATGCCCGGCCGACAAGATCAAGCCGAATGCCCGGCAGATGGTAGACTACAAGCCTGTCGGCGTCACCGACGTCACGCTTGGTTCGATCGACCTCGAGAAGCAGCCCGCAAACATCAAGGATCGCGAGCTGCGCTTCCGCAAGCTGACGATCGAACCCGGTGGCATCGTGCCCTGGCACAGCCATGACGACCGTCCGGCACTGATCTTCGTGCAGCAAGGCCAGATCGTCGAATATGCATCCAACTGCGTCGACCCGATCGTGCACAAGGCCGGCGAGATCAGGGCTGAGGTCTTCGGTACGTCGCACTGGTGGAAGAACCTCGGCAAGGAGACCGTCATTCTCTACGTCGGCGACGTCCGCAAGGATCAGCACGACCACAACATGTAG
- a CDS encoding NAD(P)/FAD-dependent oxidoreductase: MARETFDVVILGGGNAGIGVTGPVRRAGQSVAMIEASDLGGTCPNRGCTPKKVLVAAGQALHDIERAAVHHIAVGRPRLDWAALIDREKDIIKDIPANLTRAMARREVEVIKGFGTFVSPNTICVGDRLLEGRHIVIATGSRPRPLPILGAEHMITSDDMLSDRVLPTSVIFVGGGVIALEFGHVYARAGAAVTILEALPQLLPTMDADAVAQLRAESERIGMKIETGVGVRCIEAVGGQLRVIYTHDGVEYAAVTDRVVNGAGRVANIDGLDLAAGGVEHDNSRIAIDQYLRSRSNPRVYVCGDAVPISPQLSPIATYEGDIVGRNIVAGAKHMPDYAGMATSVYTVPALAAVGVTETTARQAGATIDVHVNDIRDWFSARSYAETVAWSKVIVDRLSDCILGAHFVGHGGQELINIFGLAIKFGITASQLRDSVYAYPTFSADIKHMLGHA; the protein is encoded by the coding sequence ATGGCACGCGAGACATTTGACGTGGTGATCCTGGGCGGCGGCAATGCCGGGATCGGCGTGACCGGCCCGGTCCGGCGGGCCGGCCAGTCCGTCGCCATGATCGAAGCATCCGATCTCGGCGGCACCTGCCCCAACCGCGGCTGCACGCCGAAAAAAGTGCTGGTTGCCGCAGGTCAGGCGCTGCACGACATCGAGCGCGCCGCGGTGCACCACATCGCGGTCGGCAGGCCCCGCCTCGACTGGGCCGCACTGATCGACCGCGAGAAGGACATCATCAAGGACATTCCGGCCAATCTCACCCGCGCGATGGCACGCCGCGAGGTCGAGGTGATCAAGGGCTTTGGTACCTTTGTCTCGCCCAATACCATTTGCGTCGGCGACCGTCTGCTGGAGGGCCGCCATATCGTGATCGCAACGGGATCGAGGCCGCGGCCCCTGCCGATTCTCGGTGCCGAGCACATGATAACCTCGGACGACATGCTGAGCGACCGGGTGCTGCCGACCTCGGTGATCTTCGTGGGCGGCGGCGTGATTGCACTGGAATTCGGTCACGTCTATGCGCGGGCCGGCGCGGCCGTAACCATTCTGGAGGCGCTTCCGCAGCTTCTGCCTACCATGGACGCCGACGCGGTCGCCCAATTGCGAGCTGAGAGCGAGCGCATCGGAATGAAGATCGAAACCGGCGTCGGCGTCCGGTGCATAGAGGCCGTCGGCGGGCAGCTTCGCGTGATCTACACCCATGACGGCGTCGAGTACGCTGCTGTGACCGATCGCGTCGTCAATGGCGCCGGCCGCGTGGCAAATATCGACGGCCTCGATCTCGCCGCGGGTGGTGTCGAGCATGACAATAGCCGCATCGCGATCGATCAATATTTGCGCTCGAGATCAAACCCCCGGGTTTATGTCTGCGGCGATGCGGTCCCGATCTCGCCGCAACTGTCGCCAATCGCGACCTATGAAGGCGACATCGTCGGACGCAACATCGTTGCCGGAGCAAAACACATGCCCGATTATGCGGGCATGGCGACATCGGTTTACACCGTGCCGGCACTCGCCGCCGTGGGCGTCACCGAAACCACGGCACGACAGGCCGGCGCCACCATCGACGTTCACGTCAACGACATCCGCGACTGGTTCTCGGCTCGGTCCTATGCCGAGACCGTCGCCTGGTCGAAGGTGATCGTGGACCGCCTCTCGGACTGTATCCTCGGGGCGCATTTCGTCGGCCATGGCGGCCAGGAGCTGATCAACATTTTCGGGCTCGCGATCAAGTTCGGCATCACGGCCAGCCAGCTCCGAGACAGCGTCTACGCCTATCCGACGTTTTCGGCCGACATCAAGCACATGCTCGGGCACGCATAG
- a CDS encoding DUF302 domain-containing protein, whose translation MNRQIASRLSHFATPLALIFLLLSGAAPAARADSDDGVVRVKSAVPMTEAISRIKADIAAKGIKFFLEVDQSKLAADAGIKLHPSTLLIFGNPPLGIQFITANPSAGLDWPVRLLLTQDDNGDVWAVWTDFDWIAKRHNITNREAQFKMATTVVRSITSTITGK comes from the coding sequence ATGAATCGCCAAATCGCCTCGCGTCTCTCCCATTTCGCCACCCCGCTGGCACTGATATTTCTCCTGCTGTCGGGCGCCGCCCCGGCGGCCCGCGCCGACAGCGATGACGGCGTCGTTCGCGTGAAAAGTGCCGTGCCGATGACAGAGGCAATCAGCCGCATCAAGGCCGACATCGCTGCCAAGGGCATCAAGTTCTTCCTCGAGGTGGACCAATCGAAGCTTGCCGCTGACGCTGGCATCAAGCTGCATCCCTCAACGCTGCTCATCTTCGGTAATCCGCCACTCGGCATCCAGTTCATCACTGCTAATCCCAGTGCCGGGCTCGACTGGCCCGTGCGTCTGTTGCTGACGCAGGACGACAACGGCGACGTCTGGGCAGTCTGGACCGATTTCGACTGGATCGCCAAGCGCCACAACATCACAAATCGCGAAGCGCAGTTCAAGATGGCGACGACGGTCGTTAGATCGATAACGTCTACCATCACCGGCAAATAG